In Oncorhynchus clarkii lewisi isolate Uvic-CL-2024 chromosome 2, UVic_Ocla_1.0, whole genome shotgun sequence, one DNA window encodes the following:
- the LOC139377421 gene encoding muscarinic acetylcholine receptor M4-like gives MLSIKVNRHLQTVNNYFLFSLACADLIIGLLSMNLYTLYIVKGYWPLGAVICDLWLALDYVVSNASVMNLLIICFDRYFCVTRPLTYPSKRTTRLAGLMIAAAWLLSLFLWAPAILFWQSFVGKRIVSDGECYIQLLSKPSVTLGMTLSAFYLPAVIMIVLYTRISFASRSRLTAELHSSRARTSSGRPKQSCHLKRSCLSTQTDTEPKSDLAISIEAETSVCANQGIIKALKDSTEQANNNVIPTSDVIPSLDQLPSEINQDYRWSNSRVTFTGDKNSTATKVSQPSSILNGSNTTSQLRKMVSPFPSFSKTQVKRRRIVARERKVTKTIFAILLAFILTWTPYSVMAIIGTYCHFCVPDTAWTMGYWLCYINSTVNPACYALCNVTFRKTFKNLLRCQYRNTGVEVRMM, from the coding sequence ATGCTGTCAATCAAAGTCAACCGCCACCTCCAGACAGTCAACAACTACTTCCTGTTCAGCCTGGCGTGTGCTGACCTCATCATCGGTCTGCTCTCCATGAACCTCTACACCCTCTACATCGTCAAGGGCTACTGGCCCCTGGGTGCGGTCATCTGTGACCTGTGGTTGGCCTTGGACTACGTGGTCAGCAACGCTTCGGTTATGAACCTCCTGATCATCTGCTTCGACCGCTACTTCTGCGTGACCCGACCATTGACCTACCCATCCAAGCGGACCACCagactggctgggctgatgaTCGCAGCAGCCTGGCTCCTGTCTCTGTTCCTTTGGGCCCCGGCCATCCTCTTCTGGCAGTCCTTCGTCGGCAAACGGATCGTCTCTGATGGGGAGTGCTACATCCAGCTCCTGTCCAAACCCTCGGTTACACTGGGGATGACACTATCTGCATTCTACCTGCCGGCGGTCATCATGATTGTCCTGTACACCCGGATCTCCTTTGCCAGCCGCAGTCGCCTCACTGCAGAGCTGCATAGTAGCAGAGCGAGGACCTCTAGTGGACGACCGAAACAAAGCTGCCATCTGAAGAGGAGCTGCCTCTCAACCCAGACAGACACTGAGCCAAAGAGCGACTTGGCCATTTCCATCGAAGCAGAGACGAGTGTCTGCGCTAATCAGGGGATTATCAAGGCCCTGAAAGACTCTACAGAGCAGGCCAACAATAATGTCATCCCCACTTCAGATGTTATCCCCTCTCTAGACCAATTACCTAGTGAGATTAACCAAGACTACAGATGGTCCAACAGTAGGGTCACGTTCACAGGGGATAAGAACAGCACTGCTACCAAGGTCTCCCAGCCAAGCTCTATCCTTAATGGCTCCAATACAACTAGTCAGCTCAGAAAAATGGTTTCCCCATTTCCCAGCTTCAGTAAGACCCAGGTGAAGAGGAGAAGGATTGTAGCGAGGGAGAGGAAAGTGACCAAGACTATTTTTGCTATTCTCCTGGCCTTCATTCTCACCTGGACTCCTTATAGCGTCATGGCCATCATTGGCACCTACTGTCACTTCTGCGTCCCAGACACAGCGTGGACCATGGGCTACTGGCTGTGTTATATCAACAGCACAGTCAACCCAGCGTGCTATGCACTGTGTAACGTCACCTTCAGAAAGACCTTCAAGAACCTACTGAGGTGTCAGTACAGAAACACAGGTGTTGAAGTGAGGATGATGTGA